A window of Tautonia plasticadhaerens contains these coding sequences:
- a CDS encoding MBL fold metallo-hydrolase — MTELIQPSKKGAELAAEIRETTPEAGTIAVWWLGQSGFVYKSRSGTLVIDPYLSESLTAKYANTDKPHVRMTACPIRGNELSGVDLVLASHKHTDHLDGETLSPLLGANPNAELCVPEALIHHSEKLGLPSRRLVGLDDGWEHERAGFRVRALPSAHEALDKDTSGLCLYLGFVVEVDGVRFYHSGDSVVYDGLVENLGPGPFDAFFLPINGWDPRRRVAGNMSAEEAVGLANACRPRFLVPHHYDMFTFNTVPVSSFVEASRGLSAGIEPVVLRCGERWEIRT; from the coding sequence ATGACCGAATTGATCCAGCCATCGAAGAAGGGTGCCGAGCTGGCGGCCGAGATCCGAGAGACGACCCCCGAGGCCGGGACGATCGCCGTCTGGTGGCTCGGGCAGAGCGGGTTCGTTTACAAGTCCCGGTCCGGCACGCTGGTGATCGACCCGTACCTGTCCGAGTCGCTGACCGCCAAGTACGCGAACACCGACAAGCCCCACGTCCGGATGACCGCCTGCCCGATCCGGGGCAACGAGCTCTCGGGCGTGGACCTGGTGCTGGCGAGCCACAAGCACACCGACCACCTCGACGGCGAGACGCTTTCCCCCCTGCTCGGGGCCAATCCGAACGCAGAGCTTTGCGTGCCGGAGGCCCTCATCCACCACTCGGAGAAGCTCGGCCTGCCGAGCAGGAGGCTGGTGGGACTCGATGACGGCTGGGAGCACGAGCGGGCTGGGTTCCGGGTCCGCGCCCTGCCGTCTGCTCACGAGGCGCTGGACAAGGACACGTCGGGGCTCTGCCTCTACCTCGGGTTCGTGGTCGAGGTGGACGGCGTGCGCTTCTACCACAGCGGGGACTCGGTGGTTTACGATGGGCTGGTCGAGAACCTCGGCCCCGGGCCGTTCGACGCCTTCTTCCTGCCGATCAACGGCTGGGACCCCCGCCGCAGGGTGGCGGGGAACATGTCGGCCGAGGAGGCGGTCGGGCTGGCGAACGCGTGCCGGCCGAGGTTCCTGGTGCCGCATCACTATGACATGTTCACCTTCAACACCGTGCCGGTCAGCAGCTTCGTCGAGGCGTCGAGGGGGCTGAGCGCCGGGATCGAGCCGGTGGTGCTGCGGTGCGGGGAGCGCTGGGAGATCCGGACGTGA
- a CDS encoding ArnT family glycosyltransferase encodes MARRRAKTAPRPRPEVRPAPASGPNPEPEGVEEGGSSRPFLTRPRLILIVALLLATQWSLAVLSLLSENATVDEVVHLPAGVSYWERGDYRLYPHNPPLVKLLAALPVLAADPDTESLYRDPRWGWADANKAAFAHGFMLLNAPRLMELMSMARLVIPAFAVLGGLVVFDWSRRLWGSWGGLISLVLWTFCPNILAHSRLVTTDAAATAIGLAATYAFWHYLKRPTWRRVLLAGLMLGIAQVTKFSLLLLFGLWPLLWLVQEMTEGGAAGRLRRIGRAAVQGAAMVALCVLVINLGYRFEGIGRPLGSFDFTCDTLTADRMPPVPAYQEDPDFRTLDLKAGVLQFRVNRFRDTVFADIPVPLPEPYVIGFDDQKLEAEGVPVRAMMLVDDPRGQGISRYEISGYPVYLDGELRNRSWWYYYIMTLVYKVPEGTWALVLLAVASIPMARRARSSPVDEAALWVVPAVVVLVMSFGTNIAIGLRYVLGIFPYVFIAVGRLAPWASGLRGAARAGATAVIVAALSATVSASLMIHPHYIAYFNWASGGASRGSKHLIDSNLDWGQDLVNLERWLDEYAPGERVGIAYFGQINPEVFNIESQAAGGPRVLDWFLPPVLPGTLPERPGQASGPPPPGLYAVSASMLRGLKWRVYAPDRWPPLSAEPGAFGYFERLEPIDQVGHSIFLYRVDAEDAERLAPLWQAATVVPGGTAGAAPGG; translated from the coding sequence ATGGCCCGTCGCAGAGCGAAGACCGCCCCCCGGCCACGCCCGGAGGTACGTCCCGCCCCCGCCTCCGGCCCGAACCCCGAGCCGGAGGGGGTGGAGGAAGGCGGGTCGTCGCGGCCGTTCCTCACGAGACCCCGGCTCATCCTGATCGTGGCGCTCCTGTTGGCGACGCAGTGGTCGCTGGCCGTCCTCAGCCTGCTGTCGGAGAATGCGACGGTCGACGAGGTGGTCCACCTGCCGGCCGGAGTGAGCTACTGGGAGCGGGGGGACTACAGGCTCTACCCCCACAACCCGCCGCTGGTCAAGCTGCTGGCGGCCCTGCCGGTGCTGGCCGCCGACCCGGACACCGAGTCCCTCTACCGGGATCCCCGATGGGGCTGGGCCGACGCCAACAAGGCCGCCTTCGCCCACGGCTTCATGCTCCTGAACGCCCCCCGGCTGATGGAGCTGATGTCGATGGCCCGGCTGGTCATCCCGGCCTTCGCCGTGCTGGGAGGTCTCGTCGTCTTCGACTGGTCGAGGAGGCTCTGGGGCTCCTGGGGGGGGCTGATCAGCCTGGTCCTCTGGACCTTCTGCCCGAACATCCTCGCCCATTCCCGATTGGTGACGACCGACGCCGCCGCGACCGCCATCGGCCTGGCCGCGACCTATGCGTTCTGGCACTACCTCAAGCGCCCGACCTGGCGACGCGTCCTGCTCGCCGGGCTGATGCTCGGCATCGCACAGGTGACGAAGTTCAGCCTGCTCCTGCTGTTCGGCCTCTGGCCGCTGCTCTGGTTGGTCCAGGAGATGACGGAAGGCGGGGCTGCCGGGAGGCTGCGGCGGATCGGCCGGGCTGCGGTGCAGGGCGCGGCGATGGTGGCGCTCTGCGTCCTCGTCATCAACCTCGGCTACCGCTTCGAGGGGATCGGCAGGCCGCTGGGTTCGTTCGACTTCACGTGCGACACGCTCACGGCGGACCGGATGCCCCCCGTCCCCGCCTATCAGGAGGATCCGGACTTCCGGACGCTCGACCTGAAGGCCGGGGTGCTCCAGTTCCGCGTCAATCGCTTCCGGGACACCGTGTTCGCCGACATCCCCGTGCCGCTGCCCGAGCCCTATGTGATCGGCTTCGACGACCAGAAGCTGGAGGCCGAGGGGGTCCCCGTCCGGGCCATGATGCTGGTCGACGACCCGAGGGGCCAGGGCATCTCCCGGTACGAGATCTCCGGCTACCCCGTCTACCTCGACGGGGAACTCCGGAACAGGAGCTGGTGGTATTACTACATCATGACGCTCGTCTACAAGGTCCCGGAGGGGACCTGGGCGCTGGTGCTGCTGGCGGTCGCGTCGATCCCGATGGCCCGTCGGGCGCGGTCGTCCCCGGTCGACGAGGCGGCGCTCTGGGTCGTGCCGGCCGTGGTGGTCCTGGTGATGAGCTTCGGGACCAACATCGCCATCGGCCTGCGCTACGTCCTGGGGATCTTCCCGTACGTCTTCATCGCGGTGGGGAGGCTCGCCCCCTGGGCATCCGGCCTCCGGGGGGCGGCCAGGGCCGGGGCGACGGCGGTCATCGTGGCGGCCCTGTCGGCGACGGTCTCGGCCAGCCTGATGATCCACCCGCATTACATCGCCTACTTCAACTGGGCGTCCGGCGGGGCGTCGAGGGGCTCGAAGCACCTGATCGACAGCAACCTGGACTGGGGCCAGGATCTGGTCAACCTGGAACGCTGGCTCGACGAGTACGCACCGGGCGAGCGGGTCGGCATCGCCTACTTCGGGCAGATCAACCCCGAGGTGTTCAACATCGAGTCCCAGGCTGCAGGCGGGCCCCGGGTGCTGGACTGGTTCCTGCCCCCGGTCCTGCCCGGCACGCTCCCCGAGCGTCCCGGCCAGGCGAGCGGCCCGCCCCCGCCGGGGTTATATGCCGTCAGCGCCTCGATGCTGCGAGGGCTGAAATGGCGGGTCTATGCGCCGGACCGATGGCCGCCCCTGTCGGCCGAGCCGGGGGCGTTCGGCTACTTCGAGCGGCTGGAGCCGATCGACCAGGTCGGCCACTCGATCTTCCTCTACCGGGTCGACGCCGAGGACGCCGAGCGGCTGGCCCCGCTCTGGCAAGCGGCGACGGTCGTCCCGGGGGGGACGGCGGGGGCCGCGCCGGGCGGCTGA
- a CDS encoding cobalamin-independent methionine synthase II family protein, translated as MSSEPLIPATVIGSWSFPGWYEAFIADVADRPDRYGPADREEALRDAVRVVVADQLGAGLDRITDGEMQRVDFNLGFYDFIEGIEPIPRNRLWGAPAHDQRSKYRCVSPLAAPRGLGTVAEFRRFRLLTDAPTKMPVPGPFTLAGCIAGGEVYPDRMGVTEALVPIVNAELKALAAEGVDFLQLDEPSFACHPDAPEEFLDLVARTVEGVDAYISMHMCFGNYRARAVGWRSYRPLFPHIGRAKVSQLAMEFASRELAEVELLAELPESMDVAVGLVDVKNTWVEPAELVADRLRAVLTHVDASRVSVTPDCGFSQTARHVATAKARNLVEGVRLVRRSIGGGD; from the coding sequence ATGTCCTCCGAACCGCTGATCCCCGCCACCGTGATCGGGAGCTGGTCGTTCCCCGGCTGGTACGAGGCGTTCATCGCCGACGTGGCCGACCGTCCCGACCGCTACGGCCCCGCCGACCGGGAGGAGGCGCTGCGCGACGCCGTCCGGGTGGTGGTGGCCGACCAGCTCGGCGCGGGGCTCGACCGGATCACCGACGGCGAGATGCAGCGGGTCGACTTCAACCTGGGCTTCTACGACTTCATCGAGGGGATCGAGCCGATCCCCCGCAATCGCCTCTGGGGAGCCCCGGCCCACGACCAGCGGAGCAAGTACCGCTGCGTCTCCCCGCTTGCCGCCCCCCGGGGCCTGGGGACCGTCGCCGAGTTTCGGCGGTTCCGGCTGCTCACCGACGCCCCGACCAAGATGCCCGTGCCAGGCCCGTTCACGCTGGCCGGGTGCATCGCCGGCGGGGAGGTCTATCCGGACCGCATGGGGGTGACCGAGGCCCTCGTGCCGATCGTCAACGCCGAGCTGAAGGCGCTGGCGGCCGAGGGGGTCGACTTCCTCCAGCTCGACGAGCCGAGCTTCGCCTGCCACCCCGACGCCCCCGAGGAGTTCCTCGACCTCGTGGCCCGGACGGTCGAGGGAGTCGACGCCTACATCAGCATGCACATGTGCTTCGGCAACTACCGGGCCCGGGCGGTCGGCTGGCGGTCCTACCGCCCGCTGTTCCCGCACATCGGCCGGGCGAAGGTCAGCCAGCTGGCGATGGAGTTCGCCAGCCGGGAGCTGGCCGAGGTCGAACTGCTGGCCGAGCTGCCGGAGTCGATGGACGTGGCCGTCGGGCTGGTCGACGTGAAGAATACCTGGGTCGAGCCGGCCGAGCTGGTGGCCGATCGGCTGAGGGCGGTCCTGACGCACGTCGACGCCTCCCGGGTGTCGGTGACGCCCGACTGCGGCTTCTCCCAGACGGCGAGGCACGTGGCGACGGCCAAGGCGAGGAACTTGGTCGAGGGGGTCCGCCTGGTCCGCCGGTCGATCGGTGGGGGGGACTGA
- a CDS encoding M1 family metallopeptidase: MRIGQSSRAGQLGVLGLVAILATSASAQEGPPPPPSRQGLPPGSVDVHSWGNPHQIRVNYVILDLAVDFEARRLSGDAVLALERTPDCPEGAALWLDTKGLEVEAVVARGEDGSRIELPFTVGVPEVPEGERRLFPSGSRADGSPIHGAPLVVEVGDHVEVAVEYRTGRDASALQWLEPEQTAGGTHPFLFSQGQAIHTRSWIPLQDSPGVRVRYFAEIRVGDPALRPVMSGLGNFGTAPPGRRRRGGGYLFEMRNPNPPYLIALAVGDLEFRPLGGRSGVYAEPALVEAAAEEFADTPEMIETTEGRFGPYRWDRYDLLVLPPSFPFGGMENPMLTFATPTILAGDRSLVSLVAHELAHSWSGNLVTNATWDDFWLNEGFTSYLERRIIEDVFGADRAEMEQVLALAGLRAELEGLDERDQILAIDLWGRDPDDNVTSVPYDKGALFLRSLEFAFGRERFDDFLRGYFDHFAFRSITTEQFERYLVEHLFEADPEAAERIDLRAWLDEPGLPPIEEPTSDRLARVEEQVRAWLDGEVEAEDLRTEDWTTQEWLRFLGQLPEDLPVDRVSELDRGLMITRKQNAEIACKWLELAIRTGYGEADSRLDRFLTTIGRRKFLMPLYSAMVDAGEIDRARVIYAMARPKYHPIAVESIDRLLGAPAGE, encoded by the coding sequence ATGCGGATCGGGCAATCCAGTCGGGCGGGGCAACTCGGGGTGCTCGGCCTGGTGGCGATCCTCGCGACGTCGGCCTCCGCGCAGGAAGGGCCGCCCCCGCCGCCGTCGAGGCAGGGGTTGCCCCCCGGCTCGGTCGACGTGCATTCCTGGGGCAACCCGCACCAGATCCGGGTCAATTACGTCATCCTCGACCTGGCGGTCGACTTCGAGGCCAGGAGACTCTCCGGGGATGCGGTCCTCGCCCTGGAACGGACGCCCGACTGCCCCGAGGGCGCGGCCCTCTGGCTCGACACGAAGGGGCTGGAGGTCGAGGCGGTGGTGGCGAGGGGGGAGGACGGCTCCCGGATCGAGCTGCCCTTCACCGTCGGCGTCCCCGAGGTTCCCGAGGGGGAGCGTCGGCTGTTCCCGAGCGGGTCGAGGGCCGACGGCTCGCCGATCCACGGCGCCCCGCTGGTGGTCGAGGTGGGGGACCACGTGGAGGTGGCCGTCGAGTACCGGACGGGCCGGGACGCCTCGGCCTTGCAATGGCTGGAACCCGAGCAGACGGCCGGGGGCACGCACCCGTTCCTCTTCTCGCAGGGGCAGGCGATCCACACCCGGTCCTGGATCCCGCTCCAGGATTCCCCGGGCGTCCGGGTCCGCTACTTCGCCGAGATCCGGGTGGGCGACCCGGCCCTGAGGCCGGTGATGAGCGGGCTAGGGAATTTCGGCACGGCGCCGCCGGGCCGCCGCCGCCGGGGGGGCGGTTACCTGTTCGAGATGCGGAACCCGAACCCGCCGTACCTGATCGCCCTGGCGGTCGGCGACCTGGAGTTCCGGCCGCTGGGGGGACGGTCGGGGGTCTATGCCGAGCCGGCGCTGGTCGAGGCCGCCGCCGAGGAGTTCGCCGACACGCCGGAGATGATCGAGACGACCGAGGGGCGCTTCGGCCCCTACCGCTGGGATCGCTACGACCTGCTCGTCCTGCCGCCGAGCTTCCCGTTCGGCGGCATGGAGAACCCGATGCTCACCTTCGCCACGCCGACGATCCTGGCCGGCGACCGGTCGCTCGTCTCGCTGGTGGCGCACGAGCTGGCGCACTCGTGGTCGGGGAACCTCGTCACGAATGCCACCTGGGACGACTTCTGGCTGAACGAGGGGTTCACCTCCTACCTCGAACGCCGGATCATCGAGGACGTCTTCGGGGCCGATCGCGCCGAGATGGAGCAGGTGCTCGCCCTGGCCGGGCTCCGGGCCGAGCTGGAGGGGCTGGACGAGCGAGACCAGATCCTCGCCATCGACCTCTGGGGCCGGGACCCGGACGACAACGTCACCTCCGTCCCCTACGACAAGGGGGCCCTGTTCCTCCGGTCGCTGGAATTCGCCTTCGGCCGGGAGCGGTTCGACGACTTCCTCCGGGGCTACTTCGACCACTTCGCCTTCCGGAGCATCACGACCGAGCAGTTCGAGCGCTACCTCGTCGAGCACCTCTTCGAGGCCGATCCCGAGGCGGCCGAACGGATCGACCTCCGCGCCTGGCTCGACGAGCCGGGCCTGCCGCCGATCGAGGAGCCGACTTCCGACCGGCTGGCGAGGGTCGAGGAGCAGGTCCGGGCCTGGCTGGACGGCGAGGTCGAGGCGGAGGACTTGCGCACCGAAGACTGGACGACGCAGGAATGGCTGCGGTTCCTCGGGCAGTTGCCCGAGGACCTGCCGGTCGATCGGGTCTCGGAGCTGGACCGGGGCCTAATGATCACCCGGAAGCAGAACGCCGAGATCGCCTGCAAATGGCTGGAACTGGCGATCCGGACCGGATACGGCGAGGCCGATTCCCGGCTCGATCGCTTCCTGACCACGATCGGCCGGCGGAAGTTCCTCATGCCGCTCTACTCGGCGATGGTCGACGCCGGGGAGATCGACCGCGCCCGGGTCATCTACGCGATGGCCCGGCCGAAGTACCACCCCATCGCGGTCGAGTCGATCGACCGGCTGCTGGGTGCCCCGGCCGGGGAATGA
- a CDS encoding DUF1501 domain-containing protein — protein MALPIGSIGRRGFLTVGACGFGLTLGELFRLRARAEQKAYGPVDARADSVIHIFLPGGLAHQESFDPKPYAPIEYRGELGTVQTKIAGEPFSETLARTSQVADKLTVIRSMTHGEAAHERGTHNMFTGYRPSPALLYPSMGSVIAHEYGPRNNLPPYVCVPDMPNEYAGTGYLSSAFSPFSLGSDPANSGFRVQDLDLPGGVDDSRFATRRSALDAVNDYFRKREKADELTAMDTFYDRAYSLISSPDARAAFDINAEPEAIRNEYGMTQAGQRMLMARRLVAAGVRMVTLTYGGWDMHTGIAGGMRGQMPAFDQAFAALITDLDRTGLLDRTLVMVSSEFGRTPKVNTTAGRDHWPKVFSVALAGGGVKGGYVHGASNATASDPDRDPAGPEDLATTVYKQLGIVADKELMAPGDRPIEIVDGGRVLTELLA, from the coding sequence ATGGCCCTCCCGATCGGATCGATCGGCCGCCGAGGCTTCCTGACCGTCGGCGCCTGCGGCTTCGGCCTGACGCTCGGCGAGCTATTCCGCCTCCGGGCCCGGGCCGAGCAGAAGGCCTACGGCCCCGTCGACGCCCGGGCCGACTCGGTCATCCACATCTTCCTGCCGGGCGGCCTGGCCCACCAGGAGTCGTTCGACCCGAAGCCTTACGCGCCGATCGAGTACCGCGGCGAGCTGGGGACCGTCCAGACCAAGATCGCCGGCGAGCCGTTCAGCGAGACGCTGGCCCGGACCAGCCAGGTGGCCGACAAGCTCACCGTCATCCGCTCGATGACCCACGGCGAGGCCGCCCACGAGCGCGGCACGCACAACATGTTCACCGGGTACCGGCCGAGCCCGGCCCTGCTGTACCCGAGCATGGGCAGCGTGATCGCCCACGAGTACGGCCCCCGCAACAACTTGCCGCCGTACGTCTGCGTGCCGGACATGCCGAATGAGTACGCCGGCACCGGCTACCTCAGCTCGGCCTTCTCCCCGTTCTCGCTGGGCAGCGACCCGGCGAACTCGGGCTTCCGCGTGCAGGACCTCGACCTGCCCGGCGGCGTGGACGACTCCCGATTCGCCACCCGGCGCTCGGCGCTGGACGCCGTCAACGATTACTTCCGCAAGCGTGAGAAGGCCGACGAGCTGACGGCGATGGATACCTTCTACGACCGGGCCTACAGCCTGATCAGCTCCCCCGACGCCCGGGCCGCCTTCGACATCAACGCCGAGCCCGAGGCGATCCGCAACGAGTACGGCATGACCCAGGCCGGCCAGCGCATGCTCATGGCCCGCCGCCTGGTCGCCGCCGGCGTCCGGATGGTCACCCTGACCTACGGCGGCTGGGACATGCACACCGGGATCGCCGGCGGGATGCGCGGCCAGATGCCCGCCTTCGACCAGGCCTTCGCCGCGTTGATCACCGACCTCGACCGCACCGGCCTGCTCGACCGCACCCTGGTCATGGTCTCCAGCGAGTTCGGCCGGACCCCGAAGGTCAACACCACCGCCGGCCGGGACCACTGGCCGAAGGTCTTCAGCGTCGCCCTGGCCGGCGGCGGCGTGAAGGGCGGCTACGTCCACGGCGCCAGCAACGCCACCGCCAGCGACCCCGACCGCGACCCGGCCGGGCCCGAGGACCTGGCCACCACGGTGTACAAGCAGCTCGGCATCGTCGCCGACAAGGAGCTGATGGCCCCCGGCGACCGACCCATCGAGATCGTCGACGGCGGCCGGGTCCTCACCGAGTTGCTGGCCTGA
- the xylB gene encoding xylulokinase — protein sequence MSVTLGIDVGTSGTRTIAIRETGEILAGASAEYPCSYPRPGWSEQDPQLWWDATASTVREVMAKAGLKPGDVSGVGLSGQMHGSVFLDESGAVVRPALLWNDQRTGEECDEIESRAGGREALVKLVANRALTGYTAPKLLWVRRHEPEHWDRVRMVLLPKDYIRYRLSGTFATEVSDASGTLLLDVTYRRWSDELLGKLDLDRSLLPDCFESFEVSSKVSELGSKATGLAAGTPIVGGGGDQPAGAVGNGIVRAGAVSATMGTSGVVFAHLDQVGFDPEGRLQRFCHAVPGEFCAFGVVLAAGGSMQWFRNELGRAEVAAAKEQGVDPYFLLTDEAATVGPGAEGLFFLPYLTGERTPHFDPKARGGWIGLTVRHGRAHLIRAVMEGATYAMRDCLELIREMGAPVNQIRLSGGGARNPLWRQLQADIYGQDACTINASEGPAFGVALLALVGTGAYSSVAEACDATITLAETVPVDPKAKALYDAAYPIYRGLYGDLKGRFAQMADLVRGG from the coding sequence GTGAGCGTGACGCTGGGGATCGACGTCGGCACCTCGGGCACCAGGACCATCGCCATCCGGGAGACCGGCGAGATCCTCGCCGGGGCCTCGGCCGAATACCCGTGCAGCTACCCGAGGCCGGGGTGGTCGGAGCAGGACCCGCAACTCTGGTGGGACGCCACCGCCTCGACCGTCCGGGAGGTCATGGCGAAGGCGGGCCTGAAGCCGGGGGACGTCTCCGGCGTCGGCCTGAGCGGCCAGATGCACGGATCAGTCTTCCTGGATGAATCCGGCGCGGTCGTCCGCCCGGCCCTGCTCTGGAACGACCAGCGGACGGGGGAGGAGTGCGACGAGATCGAGTCGAGGGCCGGGGGGCGGGAGGCCCTGGTCAAGCTGGTCGCCAACCGGGCGTTGACCGGCTACACGGCGCCGAAGCTGCTCTGGGTCCGTCGACACGAGCCGGAGCACTGGGATCGGGTCCGGATGGTCCTCCTGCCGAAGGACTACATCCGCTATCGCCTCTCGGGGACCTTCGCCACGGAGGTGAGCGACGCCTCGGGCACCCTTCTGCTCGACGTGACCTACCGTCGCTGGAGCGACGAGTTGCTCGGCAAGCTCGACCTGGACCGGTCGCTCTTGCCGGACTGCTTCGAGAGCTTCGAGGTCTCGAGCAAGGTCAGCGAACTGGGCTCGAAGGCGACCGGGTTGGCGGCGGGGACGCCGATCGTCGGCGGCGGCGGCGACCAGCCGGCGGGGGCCGTGGGCAACGGGATCGTCCGGGCGGGGGCGGTCTCGGCGACGATGGGGACCTCGGGCGTGGTCTTCGCACACCTCGACCAGGTCGGCTTCGACCCCGAGGGCCGCCTCCAGCGCTTCTGCCACGCGGTGCCCGGCGAGTTCTGCGCCTTCGGCGTGGTCCTGGCCGCCGGGGGCAGCATGCAGTGGTTCCGCAACGAGCTGGGCAGGGCGGAGGTCGCCGCGGCGAAGGAGCAGGGGGTCGACCCGTATTTCCTGCTGACCGACGAGGCGGCCACCGTGGGCCCGGGCGCCGAGGGGCTGTTCTTCCTGCCGTACCTGACCGGCGAGCGCACCCCGCACTTCGACCCGAAGGCACGGGGGGGCTGGATCGGCCTGACCGTCCGGCACGGCCGGGCCCACCTGATCCGGGCCGTGATGGAGGGGGCGACCTATGCCATGCGCGACTGCCTGGAGCTGATCCGGGAGATGGGCGCCCCCGTCAACCAGATCCGCCTCTCCGGCGGCGGCGCCCGCAACCCGCTCTGGCGGCAACTCCAGGCCGACATCTACGGCCAGGACGCCTGCACGATCAACGCGAGCGAGGGCCCGGCATTTGGCGTCGCCTTGCTGGCCCTGGTCGGTACCGGGGCCTATTCCTCCGTGGCCGAGGCCTGCGACGCGACGATCACCCTGGCCGAGACGGTGCCCGTCGACCCGAAGGCGAAGGCGCTCTACGACGCGGCCTACCCAATCTACCGGGGGCTCTACGGCGACCTGAAGGGCCGGTTCGCACAGATGGCCGACCTCGTCCGGGGCGGCTGA
- a CDS encoding Uma2 family endonuclease, with amino-acid sequence MPQVLLSRGQLRRIIRRRKESGASRWDEVWDGVYVVSPDPDIEHQGLAGHLLLALHLSIGNEAGLRIFPNVNISDREDRWRKNFRCPDVSVFLPGNTAEDRGSHWLGGPDFAVEIISRGDRARRKLPFYAKVNVREVLIIDRFPWKLELHRRLDDQFLMVGTSSLADPGPFPSDVLPLSFRLIPGEPRPMIEVTRRDGARWTI; translated from the coding sequence ATGCCCCAGGTGCTCCTGTCTCGCGGGCAACTCAGACGGATCATCCGGCGCCGGAAGGAATCGGGGGCGTCTCGCTGGGACGAGGTCTGGGACGGAGTCTACGTCGTGTCGCCCGACCCGGATATCGAGCACCAGGGATTGGCCGGGCACTTGCTGCTCGCATTGCACCTCTCGATCGGCAACGAGGCCGGCCTCCGCATCTTCCCGAACGTCAATATCTCTGACCGAGAGGATCGCTGGCGGAAGAACTTCCGGTGCCCGGACGTCTCGGTCTTCCTGCCGGGAAACACTGCCGAGGACCGTGGCTCCCACTGGCTCGGCGGCCCCGACTTCGCCGTCGAGATCATCAGCCGAGGAGACCGGGCCCGCCGCAAGCTGCCGTTCTATGCCAAGGTCAACGTCCGAGAGGTGCTCATCATCGACCGCTTCCCCTGGAAGCTCGAACTCCATCGCCGCCTCGACGACCAGTTCCTCATGGTCGGGACCTCATCCCTTGCCGACCCCGGACCATTCCCCAGCGACGTCCTCCCGCTGAGCTTCCGCCTCATCCCGGGAGAGCCGAGGCCGATGATCGAGGTCACCCGGCGAGACGGCGCCCGTTGGACCATCTGA